The region CGTGCTCGGCGTGCTCTTCATCGGCATGAGCGCCGCCCCCTGACGATCGCCCCTGCGCGAGTTGCGCCGGCGTCACCGCGCGGCTCTAGGCTGGTGGGTCGAGCCCTGTGCTCGCGCCGCACACCCACCGAGCACCGAGGACCCCCGCATGACGTACACGCCCCCTGAGCAGCCCGCGCAGCCGAGCTACGAGCCCACGAGCCAGGGCGGCTATCAGCCCGCCGCTCCGACCGGCTACCAGTCCTACGACGCCGGTCAGGCGTACGCCGCGGCTCCCTCGTACGACGCGTACGGCGCCGCCCCGGTCTCGACCGAGCGCAAGCTGTCGATGTGGGGCCTCATCCTCGGCATCTCGAGCATCGTCGTCCCGCTGTTCATCAACGCCATCGCGGGCGGCATCCTCTCGGGCGTCGCCCTCGCCAAGGAGCCTGCGGGCAAGACGATGGCGATCTGGGGACTCGTGACGTCGATCCTCGGCTTCATCTGGGCCTTCGTCTTCTGGCCCATCGCGATCACGGTCTTCTTCGCCGCGATCTTCGCGACGCAGTACGGCTACTGAGCGGGGCGGTCGAGCGAGGGGCGCGCGCAGAGCGGCCCGCTCGCTCGGCCCGAACCGGCGCTACCGTCGACGACGGCTGACGCCGAAGAGGTAGACGGCGTCGAGCACGCCGAGCGTGCTCGTCACGAGCAGCGTCGCGAACCACGGCTTGCTGCCGTCCTGCGCGGCTCGCCAGAGCGACGCGCCCTTCCAGGCGAGGCCCCACATCGCGGCCGCGGCGATGCCCGCCCGCGCGCCGGGTCGCTCGAGCGCAGCCATCGCCTCGTGTCGCCTCGTCCCCATCGCTCGTCCTCCTGCTCCACGGCCGCCGCGGCCGTCAGCACTCGATGAAGGCCACCGCGAGACCGCCGAGCGCGGTCTCCTTGTACTTGTCGCTCATGTCGGCGCCGGTGCGGCGCATCGTCTCGACGGCGGTGTCGAGGCTCACGTAGTGCGTGCCGTCGCCCTGCTTCGCCATGCGGGCGGCGTTGATCGCCTTGACGCTCGCCATCGCGTTCCGCTCGATGCAGGGGATCTGCACGAGCCCCTTGATCGGGTCGCACGTGAGGCCGAGGTTGTGCTCGATGCCGATCTCGGCCGCGTTCTCGATCTGGGCGGGCGTCGCGCCCAGCACAGCGGCGAAGCCGGCGGCGGCCATCGCGCACGCCGAGCCGACCTCGCCCTGGCAGCCGACCTCGGCACCCGAGATCGACGCGTTCGACTTGATGATGATGCCGATCGCGCCCGCGACGAGCAGGAACCGCACGTGCCACGAGACCTCGTCGTCGACGCAGTTCGCGAAGCGGTCGGCGTAGTGCATCACGGCCGGGATGATGCCGGCCGCCCCGTTCGTCGGCGCCGTCACGACGCGCGCTCCCGCCGCGTTCTCCTCGTTGACCGCGAGGGCGTAGAGGTTGACCCACTCCATGCCCTCGAGCAGGTCGGGGCGGCCCGACTTCGGGGCGGCGTCGCGCTCGAGCAGCTTCGCGTGCCAGTCGCGCGCGCGGCGCTTGACGTCGAGCCCGCCCGGCAGCATGCCGTCGGTCTCGATGCCATGCGCGACGCACTCCTGCATGACCTGCCAGATGCGCTCGAGCTGCGCGATCGTCTCGTCGCGCGGCCGCCACGCCTCCTCGTTCGCGAGCATGAGCTCGTGCACCGAGAGCCCGGTGCGCTCGCACAGCTCGACGAGCTCGTCGCCGTGGCTGAAGGGGTAGGGCACGGGGTGGTGCTGCGTCGCGGGCGCCGGCACGGGGGCGAGCACGTCGCCCTCGTCGTGCCGCATGACGAAGCCGCCGCCGATCGAGTAGTAGCCGGCGGTCGCGATCGTGGCGTCGGATGCGTCGTAGGCGGTGATGCGGAGGGCGTTCGGGTGCTCGCGGCGCACCGTGAGCGGCCGGAAGACGAACACCTTCGACTCGTCGAACGGGACGGCGAGGCGTCCGCCGAGCAGCAGCTCGCCGCTCGAGCGGATGCCGTCGAGCGTCGCGGCGATCTGCGGCGTCTCGACGGTGTCGGGCGCGAGCCCCGCGAGGCCGAGCATGATCGCGGTGTCGGTGCCGTGCCCCGAGCCGGTCGCGCCGAGCGAGCCGAGCAGGTCGACGCGCAGCCGCACGATCTCGTCGAAGCGGCCCGACGCATCCGCTTGCGCGACGAAGTCGAGCGCAGCCCGCATGGGGCCGATCGTGTGCGACGAGGAGGGGCCGATGCCGATCTTGAACATGTCGAGCACCGAGAGCGACTCGAAGACGGGAGCCGTGGCGGTCGCGTGGCTGCCGACCTCGACGGGCTCCTGCAGCTCGGCGTTCGTGATGCCGTGCGTCGTCACAATCGGCTCCTTCGCGTCAGGGACTCAGAGCCGCGGGCGCGGCCGGGGTGCGTGCGACCGGTTCAGGCGCTGCGCCCCTGCTGACGCTCGTCGACGTAGTCATCGCCGGCCTCGGGGGCGTAGTCGGCGTAGTCGGCGTAGTCGGCCCACTTGTCGACGAGCTCGTCGTCGGCGGGGGCTCCCCCCAGCTCCTGCTGGAGCACGGAGTAGTTGATGTTCGGGCTGAATGACTTCAGCTCACGTGCCAGCTTCGTGTGCTTGGCCTTCTGACGACCACGACCCATGCTGGACCCCCCTTGCGGACGGCGCCGGCCGAGCGCCGACGAACGATGTGAGAACTGCGATGCTAAGTCCAACCTCCATCGTAGCATCGCGCCCGCTTGTCGCCGTGTGGGTGGATGCGGGTGGGGATAGGGTGCCGCGGCTCACGCCGGGAGCGCGGGCGCGAGCAGCCCGCCCGCCAGGAGGCCCGCGGATGCGGCGATCGCGCCGCCCACGATCGTCGCCGCGATCGTGCCGACCGCGGCGCCGCTGCGGCGGTGCTCGAGCTGCTCGACCGCCTGCACCGCGAACGCCGAGTAGGTGGAGAGGCCGCCGCAGAACCCGGTGACGAGGATCGCCCGCCAGGTGTCGTCGAGCACGAGCAGCCCGGTGAGCGCGCCGGCGAGCAGGCTCGCGACCAGGTTGACCGCGATCGTCGCGCGCACGGGCCGGCGGTGCGGCAGCGCGCCGGCGAGGAAGCGCACGACCGCGCCGAGGCCGCCCGCGGCAGCGATGCCGAGCAGCTCGAGCGGGCTCACGCCGCCCGCCCGCGCACGAGGCGGCGACCGATCGCGAGGCCCGCCCAGGCTGCGGCGAGCCCCGCGAGCAGCATGCCGAGCGCGATGCCGATGCCCGGCAGCGCCGGGACGATCGTGGCCCAGCCGCTGCTCGAGGCGCTCGCCGAGACGCTCGCGACGGCGATCGCGCTGAAGGTCGTGAAGCCGCCGAGCACGCCCGCACCGATGCCGTGCCGCAGCCACGCGGGAGCTCCGGTGAGCGAGGCGGTCGAGATGCCGAGCAGCAGGCTGCCGAGCACGTTCGCGAGCAGCAGCGCCCACCCGCCGGGCATGGCCTCCTGGAGCAGCGCGCGGGCCGCGGTGCCGAGGGCGCCGCCGATCGCGACCGCGACGATCGAGGGCAGGAGGCGCATGCCTCAACGGTAGACCGCGCGGGGGATCGCGCTTGACATTGACGCTGCGTCAACCCCTAGCGTCGTCGGCATGGAGTGGTCGATCCAGCGCATCGCGAAGCTCGCCGGCGTCTCGAGCCGCACCCTGCGGCACTACGACGCCGTCGGCATCCTCGCCCCCGCCCGCACCGACGTGAGCGGGATGCGCTGGTACGACGAGGCGTCGCTCGCCCGGCTGCAGCGGATCCTGCTGCTGCGCGGGCTGGGCGTCGGGATCCCGGCGATCGCCGAGAGCCTGCAGCGCGCCTCCGATGAGGAGGCGCTGCGCAGCCACCTCGCCGACCTCGGTCGAGAGGCCGACCGCATCCGCAGGCAGATCCGCGCGGTCGAGCAGACGCTGCGGGCACGAGAGGAAGGAGCCGCCATGACGGCAGAGGGAGCGCTCGACGGGTTCGACCAGAGCCGGTACGAGCAGGAGGTCACCGAGCGGTGGGGCCGGAAGGCGTGGGAGAGCTCCCAGGCC is a window of Agrococcus sp. Marseille-Q4369 DNA encoding:
- a CDS encoding DUF3073 domain-containing protein, which codes for MGRGRQKAKHTKLARELKSFSPNINYSVLQQELGGAPADDELVDKWADYADYADYAPEAGDDYVDERQQGRSA
- a CDS encoding DUF5652 family protein, yielding MGTRRHEAMAALERPGARAGIAAAAMWGLAWKGASLWRAAQDGSKPWFATLLVTSTLGVLDAVYLFGVSRRRR
- a CDS encoding L-serine ammonia-lyase, coding for MFKIGIGPSSSHTIGPMRAALDFVAQADASGRFDEIVRLRVDLLGSLGATGSGHGTDTAIMLGLAGLAPDTVETPQIAATLDGIRSSGELLLGGRLAVPFDESKVFVFRPLTVRREHPNALRITAYDASDATIATAGYYSIGGGFVMRHDEGDVLAPVPAPATQHHPVPYPFSHGDELVELCERTGLSVHELMLANEEAWRPRDETIAQLERIWQVMQECVAHGIETDGMLPGGLDVKRRARDWHAKLLERDAAPKSGRPDLLEGMEWVNLYALAVNEENAAGARVVTAPTNGAAGIIPAVMHYADRFANCVDDEVSWHVRFLLVAGAIGIIIKSNASISGAEVGCQGEVGSACAMAAAGFAAVLGATPAQIENAAEIGIEHNLGLTCDPIKGLVQIPCIERNAMASVKAINAARMAKQGDGTHYVSLDTAVETMRRTGADMSDKYKETALGGLAVAFIEC
- a CDS encoding CrcB family protein, yielding MRLLPSIVAVAIGGALGTAARALLQEAMPGGWALLLANVLGSLLLGISTASLTGAPAWLRHGIGAGVLGGFTTFSAIAVASVSASASSSGWATIVPALPGIGIALGMLLAGLAAAWAGLAIGRRLVRGRAA
- a CDS encoding CrcB family protein, with the translated sequence MSPLELLGIAAAGGLGAVVRFLAGALPHRRPVRATIAVNLVASLLAGALTGLLVLDDTWRAILVTGFCGGLSTYSAFAVQAVEQLEHRRSGAAVGTIAATIVGGAIAASAGLLAGGLLAPALPA
- a CDS encoding MerR family transcriptional regulator, yielding MEWSIQRIAKLAGVSSRTLRHYDAVGILAPARTDVSGMRWYDEASLARLQRILLLRGLGVGIPAIAESLQRASDEEALRSHLADLGREADRIRRQIRAVEQTLRAREEGAAMTAEGALDGFDQSRYEQEVTERWGRKAWESSQAWWKGMSEDDKRRFGQEHVDIAAGYAAARAAGTPVDADEVQALVQRHYAWVGAGWQTATPPLDAFANLGDMYVADERFAANYGGTEGAAYVRDAMRRFVERRKA